A region from the Triticum urartu cultivar G1812 chromosome 1, Tu2.1, whole genome shotgun sequence genome encodes:
- the LOC125538705 gene encoding aldehyde oxidase GLOX1-like: MARSSSLLRAGVLAMALLASFLGVEALFDPFNIFGGRPESDYLDPFGGGATKSPPPPRTEREETGAAQPNTMGLTRVPPLGEPSKASHDTMTIKVTVRDDKPDGAWTIVSDNSGVSAMHLAIMRHGRAIMFDTATTGRSLMRLRFDNCRVDPRRHKTDCWAHAVEFDYTTGAVRPLKILTDTWCSAGGFDADGNLVQSGGYFEGDRTVRYLSPCHTCDWKEHPYSLFEGRWYATQQVLPDGRFAIFGGRRAFSFEHLPKPGMFNHQSVPLALLRDTTDDVENNLYPFVNLLPDGNLFIFANDRGIIFDHRSEIVIRDIPPLPGGARNYPASAMSAMLPLDLRGRQLHGGPELEPEVIICGGANKTAFKVGEIGQYGPALKDCGRINLVKQEAQWATEEMPVQRVMGDMLILPNGELLLLNGAAKGCGGWGFARQPVRSPLLYSPSAPQGSRFRPLTPSTISRVYHSTAAVLPDATVLVAGGNTNSGYNFSGVDFPTEVRVERFTPPYLDGRRHVANRPAIDPHSLPREGMRYGAKYTFRFRTPLDPVVEADVMVTMYAPPFTTHGYSMNQRLLILSVTSFIADPQGYAITVDAPGKPELAPPAYYLIYVLAKDVPSVAVWVKIQ, translated from the coding sequence ATGGCCCGGTCCTCCTCCCTCCTCCGCGCCGGCGTGCTCGCCATGGCGCTCCTCGCCTCCTTCCTCGGCGTCGAGGCCCTCTTCGACCCGTTCAACATCTTCGGCGGGCGCCCGGAGAGCGATTACCTGGACCCGTTCGGCGGCGGGGCGACCAAGAGCCCGCCCCCGCCCCGCACGGAGCGGGAGGAGACGGGCGCGGCGCAGCCCAACACCATGGGGCTCACGCGCGTGCCGCCCTTGGGCGAGCCCAGCAAGGCGTCCCATGATACCATGACTATCAAAGTTACCGTGCGCGACGACAAGCCCGACGGCGCGTGGACCATCGTCAGCGACAACTCCGGCGTCTCCGCCATGCACCTCGCCATCATGCGCCACGGCCGCGCCATCATGTTCGACACCGCCACCACGGGGCGCTCCCTCATGCGCCTCAGGTTCGACAACTGCCGCGTAGACCCGCGCCGCCACAAGACCGACTGCTGGGCGCACGCCGTCGAGTTCGACTACACCACCGGCGCCGTCCGGCCCCTCAAGATCCTCACCGACACCTGGTGCTCCGCCGGGGGGTTCGACGCGGACGGCAACCTCGTGCAGTCCGGGGGCTACTTCGAGGGCGACAGGACTGTCCGCTACCTCTCGCCCTGCCACACCTGTGACTGGAAGGAGCACCCATATAGCCTGTTCGAAGGGCGGTGGTACGCCACCCAGCAGGTGCTCCCCGATGGCCGCTTCGCCATCTTCGGCGGCCGCCGCGCATTCTCCTTCGAGCACCTGCCCAAGCCCGGGATGTTCAACCACCAGTCCGTGCCGCTCGCGTTGCTCCGGGACACCACCGACGACGTGGAGAACAACCTCTACCCTTTCGTCAACCTCCTTCCCGACGGCAACCTCTTCATCTTCGCCAACGACCGCGGCATCATCTTCGACCACCGCTCCGAGATCGTCATCCGCGACATCCCGCCGCTCCCCGGCGGAGCCCGCAACTACCCGGCGTCCGCCATGTCGGCCATGCTCCCGCTCGACCTCCGCGGGAGGCAGCTCCACGGAGGCCCCGAACTGGAGCCGGAGGTCATCATCTGCGGCGGCGCCAACAAGACGGCGTTCAAGGTCGGCGAGATCGGCCAGTACGGACCGGCGCTCAAGGACTGCGGCCGCATCAACCTCGTCAAACAGGAAGCGCAGTGGGCCACGGAGGAAATGCCCGTGCAACGCGTCATGGGCGACATGCTCATCCTCCCCAACGGCGAGCTGCTCCTGCTCAACGGCGCCGCCAAGGGGTGCGGGGGGTGGGGCTTCGCGCGCCAGCCCGTGCGCTCGCCGCTGCTCTACTCGCCGTCGGCGCCGCAGGGGTCCCGCTTCCGGCCGCTCACGCCGTCCACCATCTCGCGCGTCTATCACTCCACGGCCGCCGTGCTCCCCGACGCCACCGTGCTCGTGGCCGGCGGAAACACCAACTCGGGCTACAACTTCAGCGGCGTCGACTTCCCCACCGAGGTGCGCGTCGAGCGCTTCACCCCGCCCTACCTCGACGGGAGGAGGCACGTCGCCAACCGCCCCGCCATCGACCCCCACTCGCTGCCCAGGGAGGGGATGCGCTACGGGGCCAAGTACACCTTCAGGTTCCGCACCCCGCTCGACCCCGTCGTGGAGGCCGACGTCATGGTCACCATGTACGCGCCGCCCTTCACCACGCACGGCTACTCCATGAACCAACGCCTCCTCATCCTCTCCGTCACCTCCTTCATCGCCGACCCCCAGGGCTACGCCATCACCGTCGACGCGCCCGGCAAGCCCGAGCTCGCGCCCCCTGCCTACTACCTCATCTACGTCCTCGCCAAGGACGTGCCCAGCGTCGCCGTATGGGTCAAGATACAGTGA
- the LOC125538715 gene encoding protein SPEAR3 — MSASNFGDSMEWGRGRSSSSSSGSGSGSRRGKRAAAVDKPRQPQRGLGVAQLEKIRLEAEMAAYQNHPPLVGQPPPSSSIHGTGSFNLQEDARSSLNYSLPSSPSSSFHANNTNVSSTYPFYPNLMMAYNGWRSGDMRYGESPTTPIIRSASNYHGATTYGATHYPHSGSDHTLPLFEPELDLNQMATVDSSSASTNLDDVDLELKL, encoded by the exons ATGAGTGCAAGCAACTTTGGGGACAGCATGGAGTGGGGCAGGGGGAgatcctcctcctcgtcgtcggggtcggggtcggggtccaGGAGGGGCAAGAGAGCTGCCGCCGTCGACAAGCCGAGGCAGCCGCAGCGGGGCCTCGGCGTCGCGCAGCTTGAGAAGATCAGGTTGGAGGCCGAAATGGCCGCGTACCAGAACCACCCTCCTCTCGTCGGACAGCCACCTCCGTCGTCGTCGATCCACGGAACCGGTAGCTTCAACCTGCAG GAAGATGCACGGTCGTCGTTGAACTACTCACTGCCGTCTTCGCCATCCTCCTCCTTCCATGCTAACAACACCAACGTTTCATCGACCTACCCGTTCTATCCAAATCTTATG ATGGCCTATAATGGATGGAGATCAGGAGACATGAGATATGGCGAATCCCCAACTACTCCCATCATCAG ATCAGCGTCGAATTACCATGGAGCAACTACCTATGGTGCAACACATTACCCTCATTCGGGTAGCGACCACACTTTGCCTCTCTTCGAACCTGAG CTGGACCTAAATCAAATGGCGACAGTAGACTCATCGTCGGCGAGTACGAACCTGGATGATGTGGACCTTGAGCTCAAGCTATGA